The proteins below come from a single Falco rusticolus isolate bFalRus1 chromosome 8, bFalRus1.pri, whole genome shotgun sequence genomic window:
- the LOC119152408 gene encoding tetratricopeptide repeat protein 30B-like, which yields MEAAPVPDGQYTAAVYGLIGGGRCGEAVALLSRELQKSSRSRAGLSLLGYCHYQLQDFAAAAECYEQLVALHPELDAYRLYLAQALYKAGLYAEALRAASPLLDLPAYQGRALRLQAAIHYAQGDLPAAKSLVEEALAAAADGGPGAAEDPSERADAEINLGCLLYRQGRHEEASGKFAGAMQVLGYYPELSYNMALCCYAAKQYAPALKHISDIIERGIHQHPELSVGMTTEGIDVRSVGNTLLLHRTALVEAFNLKAAIEYQLHNLKAAQEALTDMPPRAEEELDPVTLHNQALMNMDSQPTEGFEKLQFLLLQNPCPPETFGNLLLLYCKHQYYDLAADVLAENAHLTYKLLTPYLYNFLDAIITCQTAPEEAFHKLDDSAGTMTEQLRRLTKQVQDARQNWDDEAVKKAVNEYDETLDKYVPVLMAQAKIYWDMKNYTMVEKIFRKSVEFCNEHEVWKLNVAHVLFMQENKYKEAISFYEPIVKKHYDNILHVSAIVLANLCVSYILTSQNEDAEELMRKIEKGEEQLSYDNPDKNVYHLCIVNLVIGTLYCVKGNYDFGISRVIKSLEPYNKKLSTDTWYYAKRCFLSLLENMSKHMIMLRDSVIQECIQFLKQCELYGRNIPAVIEQPLEEKRIHSGKNTVTYEARLLRALMYKIIGWAA from the coding sequence ATGGAGGCCGCGCCGGTGCCCGACGGGCAGTACACGGCCGCGGTCTACGGGCTGATCGGCGGCGGGCGGTGCGGGGAGGCGGTGGCGCTGCTGAGCCGCgagctgcagaagagcagccGCTCGCGGGCAGGGCTCTCCCTGCTGGGCTACTGCCACTACCAGCTGCAGGACTTCGCGGCGGCGGCCGAGTGCTACGAGCAGCTGGTGGCGCTGCACCCCGAGCTGGACGCGTACCGGCTGTACCTGGCGCAGGCCCTCTACAAGGCCGGGCTCTACGCCGAGGCCCTGCGGGCCGCCAGCCCGCTGCTGGACCTGCCCGCCTACCAGGGCCGGGCCCTGCGCCTCCAGGCCGCGATCCACTATGCCCAGGGCGACCTCCCGGCGGCCAAGAGCCTGGTGGAGGAGGCGCTGGCCGCCGCCGCAGACGGCGGCCCCGGAGCGGCCGAGGACCCCTCGGAGAGGGCCGACGCCGAGATCAACCTGGGCTGCCTGCTGTACCGGCAGGGGCGGCACGAAGAGGCCAGCGGCAAGTTTGCCGGCGCCATGCAAGTGTTGGGTTACTACCCTGAGCTGTCCTACAACATGGCGCTGTGCTGCTACGCGGCCAAGCAGTACGCCCCTGCCCTCAAGCACATCTCCGACATCATAGAGCGCGgcatccaccagcacccagagCTCAGCGTGGGCATGACCACGGAGGGCATTGATGTGCGCAGCGTAGGCAACACTCTGCTCCTGCACCGCACGGCCCTGGTGGAGGCTTTCAACCTCAAGGCGGCCATTGAGTACCAGCTGCACAACCTGAAAGCGGCCCAGGAGGCACTCACAGATATGCCGCCAAGGGCTGAAGAGGAGTTGGATCCAGTCACGCTGCACAACCAAGCGCTAATGAACATGGACAGCCAGCCCACTGAAGGGTTTGAGaaactgcagtttcttctgctgcagaacCCCTGTCCACCAGAAACTTTTGGaaacctgctgcttctctaTTGCAAGCATCAGTACTACGATCTGGCAGCTGATGTGCTGGCAGAGAATGCCCATCTGACCTATAAACTGCTCACACCTTACTTGTACAACTTCTTGGACGCCATTATTACTTGTCAAACTGCCCCTGAGGAGGCTTTTCACAAGCTAGATGATTCAGCAGGGACAATGACTGAGCAGCTGAGAAGGCTCACGAAGCAGGTACAGGATGCTAGGCAAAACTGGGATGATGAAGCTGTAAAAAAGGCAGTTAATGAGTATGATGAGACTCTGGATAAATATGTGCCTGTCTTGATGGCCCAGGCAAAGATCTACTGGGACATGAAGAACTACACAATGGTAGAAAAGATTTTCCGCAAATCAGTGGAGTTCTGTAACGAACACGAGGTGTGGAAGCTCAATGTGGCTCACGTACTCTTCATGCAAGAGAACAAGTATAAAGAAGCTATTAGCTTCTATGAGCCGATAGTTAAAAAGCACTATGACAACATTCTCCATGTTAGTGCCATTGTGTTAGCTAACCTCTGTGTCTCCTACATCCTGACAAGCCAGAATGAAGACGCAGAGGAACTGATGAGGAAGATTGAGAAGGGGGAAGAGCAGTTGTCCTATGATAATCCTGATAAAAATGTCTACCATCTTTGCATTGTCAATCTAGTCATTGGTACCCTCTACTGCGTGAAGGGAAACTATGATTTTGGTATTTCAAGGGTCATTAAAAGCCTGGAGCCGTATAACAAAAAACTGAGCACTGATACGTGGTATTACGCCAAACGGTGTTTCCTATCCTTGCTGGAGAACATGTCCAAGCACATGATCATGCTACGAGACAGTGTTATTCAAGAATGCATTCAGTTTCTGAAGCAATGTGAGCTGTATGGAAGAAACATCCCAGCTGTCATTGAGCAACCCCTTGAAGAGAAGAGGattcacagtggaaaaaatactgttaccTATGAAGCCAGGCTTTTGAGGGCGCTGATGTATAAGATTATTGGGTGGGCTGCATAA